The following coding sequences are from one Oncorhynchus nerka isolate Pitt River linkage group LG6, Oner_Uvic_2.0, whole genome shotgun sequence window:
- the LOC115130699 gene encoding neuronal acetylcholine receptor subunit beta-2-like, which produces MAARMTAAFALLVLTVATALGAEIEERLVTYLLSPERYNKLIRPAVNKSQQVTIHIQVSLAQLISVNEREQIMTTNCWLTQVWNDYRLMWDPEEYEGIKKVRLPSQHIWLPDIVLYNNADGNYEVSFYSNTVVSNNGEVNWLPPAIYKSACKIEVRDFPFDQQNCTLKFRSWTYDHTEIDLILLSDFASRDDFKPSGEWDIVSLPGRKNEDPSDITYLDITYDFIIKRKPLFYTINLIIPCVLITSLAILVFYLPSDCGEKMTLCISVLLALTVFLLLISKIVPPTSLAVPLIGKYLMFAMVLVTFSIVTSVCVLNVHHRTPSTHTMPPWVKRLFLHRLPSFLFMRRPASSNIRERFRQKHQRPSYSDLKLRDGAVAVAPAAGGMGVAEGSGIGRADSFYVNEESAKRYGWKISDLSENTEFRKRMTVKCHADVEEAVDGVRYVAEKMKSEDNDEGVIEDWKYVAMVIDRLFLWIFVFVCITGTLGLFMQPLFQSYNTPTADDLEQN; this is translated from the exons ATGGCAGCCCGGATGACAGCAGCGTTCGCTCTTCTGGTTCTCACCGTGGCAA ctgcctTGGGTGCGGAGATAGAGGAGCGACTGGTGACCTACCTGCTGTCTCCAGAGCGCTACAACAAACTGATTAGACCTGCTGTCAACAAGAGCCAACAGGTCACCATCCATATACAGGTGTCCCTGGCCCAGCTCATTAGTgtg aatgagagagaacagATCATGACCACCAACTGCTGGCTGACTCAGGTATGGAATGACTACAGGTTGATGTGGGACCCAGAGGAGTATGAGGGCATTAAGAAGGTCCGCCTCCCGTCTCAACACATCTGGCTGCCTGACATCGTCCTCTACAACAA TGCGGATGGGAACTATGAGGTCTCATTCTACTCCAACACGGTGGTCTCCAACAATGGAGAGGTGAACTGGCTGCCCCCCGCCATCTACAAGTCGGCCTGCAAGATCGAGGTCCGCGACTTCCCCTTCGACCAGCAGAACTGCACGCTCAAGTTCCGATCCTGGACCTACGACCACACGGAGATCGACCTGATCCTGCTCAGCGACTTCGCCAGCCGTGACGACTTCAAGCCCAGCGGCGAGTGGGACATCGTGTCTCTGCCGGGACGCAAGAACGAAGACCCCTCTGACATCACCTACCTGGACATCACCTATGACTTCATCATCAAGCGCAAGCCACTGTTCTACACCATCAACCTCATCATTCCCTGTGTCCTCATCACCTCTCTGGCCATCCTGGTGTTCTACCTGCCCTCTGACTGTGGAGAGAAGATGACTCTCTGTATATCAGTCCTCCTGGCCCTCACTGTGTTCCTGCTGCTGATCTCCAAGATCGTCCCACCTACGTCTCTAGCTGTCCCTCTCATAGGGAAGTATCTGATGTTTGCCATGGTGCTGGTCACCTTCTCCATCGTCACCAGTGTCTGTGTGCTCAACGTGCACCATCGCACGCCCTccacacacaccatgcccccctgGGTCAAACGTCTCTTCCTGCACCGCCTCCCCTCCTTCCTGTTCATGCGTCGGCCGGCCAGCTCCAACATCCGAGAGAGGTTCCGCCAGAAGCACCAACGGCCCTCCTACTCCGACCTGAAGCTGAGAGACGGGGCAGTGGCAGTGGCCCCGGCCGCGGGGGGAATGGGGGTGGCAGAGGGGTCTGGGATAGGCAGGGCCGACTCCTTCTATGTGAATGAGGAGTCGGCCAAGCGGTACGGCTGGAAGATCAGCGACCTGTCGGAGAACACAGAGTTCAGAAAGAGGATGACAGTGAAGTGTCACGCAGACGTTGAGGAGGCTGTGGACGGGGTGCGCTATGTTGCCGAGAAGATGAAGAGTGAGGACAACGATGAGGGg GTCATCGAGGACTGGAAGTATGTTGCCATGGTGATTGACCGGCTCTTCCTATGGatatttgtgtttgtgtgcattACTGGGACTTTGGGGCTGTTCATGCAGCCCCTCTTCCAGAGCTACAACACACCTACTGCAGACGACCTGGAGCAGAACTGA